A window from Mycobacterium botniense encodes these proteins:
- a CDS encoding AI-2E family transporter, which yields MPSTPDDDSVEPIVRKTAAWAWRLLVILAAAVAFFWLARRLAIVVVPVLVALMLTALLVPAVDWLNRRGAPRGGAVALVLLTGMAIVGGILAFVISQFVIGLPGLVEQVTRSIDSVRKWLIEGPLHLSRAQIDNAGNAAIQALRNNQEKLTSGAVSTAATVTEVVTGALMMLFTLIFFLYGGRNIWHYVTKIFPVRVRDRVRAAGSAGFRSLIGYVRATFLVALVDAAGVGTGLAIMGVPLALPLASLVFLGAFIPLVGAVISGFLAVVVALLAKGFIYALITLGVLIGVNQLEAHILQPLVMGRAVSIHPLAVVLAISTGGVLAGVVGALLAVPTVAFLNNAFRVLTASQPSTEPLTHDGEGSAIMQAEPDSLEDRSE from the coding sequence ATGCCGTCGACCCCTGACGACGATTCGGTCGAGCCGATTGTCCGTAAAACCGCGGCGTGGGCTTGGCGCTTGTTGGTCATCCTGGCCGCGGCGGTCGCGTTTTTCTGGCTAGCCAGGCGGCTCGCGATCGTCGTCGTTCCGGTACTGGTGGCGTTGATGTTGACGGCGTTGCTGGTGCCGGCGGTGGACTGGCTGAATCGCCGCGGCGCCCCTCGCGGTGGGGCGGTGGCGCTGGTCCTGCTTACCGGCATGGCGATCGTAGGTGGCATCCTCGCGTTCGTCATCAGCCAGTTCGTCATCGGGTTGCCCGGGCTGGTCGAACAAGTAACGCGCAGCATCGATTCCGTCCGCAAATGGCTGATCGAAGGACCGCTGCATCTGAGTCGCGCGCAGATCGACAACGCCGGGAATGCGGCCATCCAAGCACTGCGCAACAACCAAGAGAAGTTGACCAGCGGCGCGGTGTCCACGGCGGCCACCGTGACCGAGGTTGTCACGGGCGCGTTGATGATGCTGTTCACGCTGATCTTCTTTCTCTACGGGGGGCGCAACATCTGGCACTACGTGACCAAAATCTTCCCGGTGCGCGTGCGGGATCGGGTACGCGCTGCCGGCAGCGCTGGATTCAGGTCGCTGATCGGCTATGTGCGGGCAACATTTTTGGTGGCGCTGGTGGACGCTGCGGGGGTGGGCACTGGGCTGGCGATCATGGGGGTGCCGTTGGCGCTGCCGCTGGCCTCGCTGGTGTTTCTGGGAGCTTTTATTCCGCTAGTCGGTGCTGTGATCAGCGGCTTTCTGGCTGTAGTGGTCGCGCTGTTGGCTAAAGGGTTTATCTATGCGCTGATCACTTTGGGCGTGCTCATCGGAGTGAACCAACTTGAGGCACATATTTTGCAGCCGCTCGTGATGGGCCGTGCGGTGTCGATCCATCCGCTGGCTGTGGTACTCGCCATCTCGACGGGCGGGGTGCTGGCCGGGGTTGTCGGAGCGTTGCTGGCTGTTCCGACGGTAGCGTTTCTCAACAACGCATTTCGGGTTTTGACGGCGTCGCAGCCGTCCACTGAACCGCTCACTCACGACGGTGAGGGTTCAGCCATCATGCAGGCGGAGCCGGACAGCCTGGAGGACCGCTCCGAGTAG
- a CDS encoding MMPL family transporter: protein MFAWWGRTVYRYRFIVIGVLVALCLGGGIFGLTLGSHVTQSGFYDDSSQSVKASKLADEVYGRDRTGHIVAIFHAPAGKTVTDPAWSKKIVAELNQFQRDHPKQVLGWAGYLRAPDSKSHVVQGMVTPDKKYTFVSIPLRGDDDDTILNNYKAIAPDLQKLDGGTVKLAGLEPVANALTGTIAKDQRRAEVLALPLVAVVLFFVFGGVVAAGLPVMVGGLSIAGALGIMRLVAVFGPVHYFAQPVVTLIGLGLAIDYGLFVVSRFREEIAEGYDTEAAVRRAVMTAGRTVTFSAVIIVASASGLLLFPQGFLRSLTYAMIASVMLSAVLSITVLPACLGLLGRHVDALGVRTLFRIPLLANWRFSRAYLSWLADLLQRTKTREEVEAGFWGKLVNRVMKRPVLFAAPIIIAMVLLIIPLGNLRLGGISEKYLPPSNPVRQAQEEFDKLFPGYRTEPLTLVIQTDNHRPVTDQQIADIRNQAMAISGFTDPNHDPAQMWQERPYAQGASKNPAVRVIQNGLVNRNDAARKVSELRAITAPKGVTVWVGGTPALEQDSIHVLFAKLPLMLVILISTTTVLMFLAFGSVVLPIKAAVMSALTLGSTLGILTWIFVEGHFSRWLNFTPTPLTAPVIGLVIAVGYGLATDYEVFLVSRMVEARERGMSTAEAIRIGTATTGRIITAAALILAVVAGAFVFSDLVMMKYLAFGLIAALLLDATVVRMFLVPSVMKLLGDDCWWAPRWMKRLQNRIGLGEIHLPDERKVRPAVARYGGDRPPVAMRGPIATAPRPPHDPTHPAVGGPPRSRAAQRPEQRAQITPSAASTTRMPAGAGEAEEPPTTRLSTGGAAMKASPATQRPRKARTAPPQGREIESWLSELRGNRKHGDHAGDPRDPEESAPPPPPSAGQTRAIPVPQHFSGHEQNDAEDSTTALPVSSPQDNDAEAATEKIDTREQHGDNADNTRPRRGGGLSAQDLLRREGRF from the coding sequence GTGTTCGCCTGGTGGGGTCGAACTGTCTACCGCTACCGATTCATCGTAATCGGCGTGCTGGTGGCGCTATGCCTCGGCGGCGGCATCTTCGGGTTGACGCTGGGCTCGCATGTGACCCAGAGCGGTTTTTACGACGACAGCAGCCAGTCAGTGAAGGCGTCAAAACTCGCCGACGAGGTCTACGGCCGGGACCGCACCGGTCACATCGTGGCGATCTTCCACGCTCCGGCCGGTAAAACGGTCACCGACCCGGCGTGGTCGAAGAAGATCGTGGCCGAACTCAACCAATTTCAACGCGACCACCCCAAACAGGTCCTCGGATGGGCCGGTTACCTCAGAGCGCCCGACTCGAAGAGCCACGTTGTTCAGGGCATGGTGACCCCGGACAAGAAGTACACCTTTGTCAGCATTCCCCTTCGGGGTGACGACGACGACACCATTCTCAACAACTACAAGGCCATCGCACCCGACCTGCAAAAGCTTGACGGCGGCACGGTCAAACTCGCCGGGTTGGAGCCGGTGGCCAACGCGTTGACCGGCACCATCGCCAAAGATCAGAGGCGAGCCGAAGTCCTGGCGTTGCCGCTGGTGGCAGTGGTGTTGTTCTTCGTGTTCGGAGGGGTGGTCGCCGCCGGCCTGCCGGTGATGGTCGGCGGGCTGTCCATCGCCGGTGCGCTGGGGATTATGCGACTCGTCGCGGTGTTCGGCCCGGTGCATTATTTCGCCCAGCCGGTGGTCACGCTGATCGGCCTCGGTCTGGCAATCGATTACGGGCTTTTTGTGGTGAGCCGCTTCCGTGAGGAGATCGCCGAGGGCTATGACACCGAGGCGGCGGTGCGTCGTGCGGTGATGACGGCCGGACGCACCGTGACGTTCTCGGCGGTGATCATCGTCGCCTCCGCGAGCGGATTGCTGCTGTTCCCGCAGGGCTTTCTGAGATCGCTGACCTACGCCATGATCGCGTCGGTCATGTTGTCGGCGGTGCTGTCGATCACCGTGTTGCCGGCCTGTCTCGGGCTGCTTGGGCGCCATGTCGACGCGCTCGGGGTACGGACACTATTCCGAATACCGTTGCTGGCGAACTGGAGATTTTCCCGCGCCTATTTGAGCTGGCTCGCCGACCTGCTGCAACGGACTAAAACGCGCGAAGAGGTCGAGGCCGGATTTTGGGGCAAGCTGGTCAACCGGGTGATGAAACGACCGGTGCTGTTCGCAGCCCCGATTATCATCGCTATGGTTTTGCTGATTATCCCGTTGGGCAATTTGCGGCTGGGAGGTATCAGCGAAAAATATCTGCCACCAAGCAACCCGGTGCGCCAGGCACAAGAAGAATTTGACAAGCTTTTTCCCGGCTACCGCACCGAGCCGCTGACCCTGGTGATCCAGACCGACAACCATCGACCTGTCACCGATCAGCAGATCGCCGACATTCGCAACCAGGCGATGGCGATCAGCGGATTCACCGACCCGAACCACGATCCGGCGCAGATGTGGCAGGAGCGCCCCTATGCGCAGGGCGCGTCGAAGAATCCGGCGGTCCGGGTCATCCAGAACGGCCTGGTCAACCGTAATGACGCGGCTCGGAAGGTCAGCGAGTTGCGCGCTATCACCGCCCCCAAGGGAGTTACCGTGTGGGTCGGTGGTACCCCGGCGCTGGAGCAGGACAGCATTCACGTGCTGTTCGCAAAGCTGCCCTTGATGCTGGTGATCCTGATCAGCACCACCACCGTGCTGATGTTCCTGGCGTTTGGATCGGTGGTGCTGCCGATCAAGGCCGCGGTGATGAGCGCGCTGACGCTGGGGTCGACACTGGGCATCTTGACCTGGATATTTGTCGAGGGACACTTCTCCAGGTGGCTGAATTTCACTCCGACCCCATTAACGGCGCCGGTGATCGGGCTGGTCATCGCCGTGGGGTACGGGTTAGCCACCGATTACGAGGTGTTCTTGGTCTCCCGCATGGTCGAGGCGCGAGAACGCGGCATGTCGACCGCTGAGGCTATCCGCATCGGAACGGCAACCACCGGGCGGATCATTACCGCCGCTGCACTGATCCTCGCCGTAGTCGCGGGCGCATTCGTGTTCTCCGATCTGGTGATGATGAAATACCTGGCGTTCGGATTGATCGCGGCGTTACTGCTGGACGCCACCGTGGTGCGGATGTTCCTGGTGCCATCGGTGATGAAGCTGCTCGGTGACGACTGCTGGTGGGCGCCGCGCTGGATGAAGCGGCTGCAGAACCGTATCGGGCTCGGCGAAATCCATCTGCCCGACGAGCGTAAAGTGCGGCCCGCTGTGGCCAGATATGGCGGTGATCGGCCTCCAGTCGCGATGCGCGGCCCGATCGCCACCGCGCCGCGACCGCCGCACGACCCCACCCACCCGGCCGTCGGCGGGCCGCCGCGTTCACGCGCGGCGCAGCGACCGGAGCAGAGAGCTCAAATCACCCCGTCAGCGGCGAGCACGACCCGGATGCCCGCCGGCGCGGGAGAGGCTGAGGAGCCGCCAACGACTCGCCTCTCCACCGGGGGCGCCGCGATGAAAGCATCCCCGGCCACTCAGCGTCCCCGAAAAGCCCGCACAGCACCGCCGCAGGGTCGTGAAATCGAGTCTTGGCTCAGCGAGCTGCGGGGCAACCGCAAGCACGGCGATCACGCTGGTGACCCACGCGACCCGGAAGAGAGCGCACCGCCACCGCCGCCGTCTGCCGGTCAGACCCGAGCAATACCCGTTCCGCAGCACTTTTCAGGCCATGAGCAGAACGACGCCGAGGATTCCACTACGGCGCTTCCCGTGTCGTCACCCCAGGACAATGACGCCGAGGCGGCGACCGAAAAAATCGACACCAGAGAACAGCACGGCGATAACGCCGACAACACCCGTCCGCGCCGCGGTGGCGGGCTCAGTGCTCAAGATTTGCTGCGCCGCGAAGGCCGCTTCTAA
- a CDS encoding NYN domain-containing protein, translated as MSMTEETTPAVPEPVAPVAVDPSVNGVAGFGLPVRRVLLVWDAPNLDMGLGSILGRRPTALERPRFDALGRWLLARTAEIAADHRDVVVEPEATVFTNVAPGTAEVVRPWVDALRNVGFAVFAKPKIDDDSDVDGDMLRHIDLRCTEGLAALVVASADGQAFRQPLEEIARAGVPVQVLGFREHASWALASDSLEFVDLEDIDGVFREPLPRIGLDSLPEQGAWLQPFRPLSSLLTSRV; from the coding sequence ATGAGCATGACCGAAGAGACCACCCCGGCGGTCCCCGAGCCGGTCGCCCCGGTTGCTGTGGATCCATCGGTGAACGGAGTGGCCGGCTTCGGGCTGCCGGTCCGGCGGGTGTTGTTGGTGTGGGATGCGCCCAATCTCGACATGGGCTTAGGCTCGATCCTCGGCCGTCGGCCGACCGCTTTGGAACGCCCGCGTTTCGACGCGCTGGGCCGCTGGCTGTTGGCGCGCACCGCAGAGATCGCCGCTGATCATCGGGACGTCGTGGTCGAACCGGAAGCCACGGTTTTCACCAACGTCGCACCTGGCACAGCCGAAGTGGTGCGCCCGTGGGTCGACGCGTTGCGTAACGTGGGCTTTGCGGTTTTCGCCAAACCAAAGATCGACGACGACAGCGATGTCGACGGCGACATGCTCCGGCATATCGATCTCCGGTGCACCGAAGGACTTGCCGCGCTGGTAGTGGCCTCCGCCGACGGTCAGGCCTTCCGCCAACCGCTGGAGGAAATCGCACGCGCCGGGGTCCCCGTCCAGGTGCTCGGATTTCGCGAACACGCCAGTTGGGCGCTAGCGTCGGATAGCTTGGAGTTCGTCGACCTGGAGGACATCGACGGTGTGTTCCGGGAACCGTTGCCGCGAATCGGCCTAGATTCGCTGCCGGAGCAGGGAGCGTGGCTGCAGCCGTTCCGGCCGCTGTCCTCGCTACTGACCTCGCGTGTGTGA
- the trmB gene encoding tRNA (guanosine(46)-N7)-methyltransferase TrmB has protein sequence MGHHGRMRAQHEAALVIPSHPPDSGQPAPRAGKRYPQTTSFRSRGSLSSAQQKTWQRLWPHLGRHATVTELDTRAWFGRDAPLVLEIGCGSGTSTLAMAQSEPDVDVIAVELYQRGLAQLLCALEQQNVGNVRLICGHAVDVLEHMIAPGSLTGVRVFFPDPWPKKRHHKRRLLQPATISLIADRLRPGGVLHVATDHRGYAEHIAEVGDAEPRLRRTDPGSRQLAISVVRPSTKYESKARQAGNAVTDLVWERR, from the coding sequence ATGGGCCACCATGGACGAATGCGTGCGCAGCATGAGGCGGCCCTGGTGATCCCGTCGCATCCGCCCGATAGCGGTCAGCCTGCGCCACGCGCCGGGAAGCGCTATCCCCAGACCACCAGCTTCCGCTCGCGTGGGTCTCTCTCGAGTGCGCAGCAAAAGACCTGGCAGCGGCTCTGGCCTCACCTGGGCCGGCACGCCACCGTCACCGAGCTAGACACCCGGGCCTGGTTCGGTCGTGACGCTCCGCTGGTGCTGGAAATCGGCTGTGGTAGCGGTACGTCGACGTTGGCGATGGCGCAATCCGAACCCGATGTCGATGTCATCGCGGTGGAGTTGTACCAGCGGGGGCTGGCGCAGCTGCTGTGCGCACTGGAACAGCAGAATGTCGGCAATGTGCGGCTGATCTGCGGTCACGCGGTCGATGTGCTGGAACACATGATCGCGCCGGGCTCGCTGACCGGAGTCCGGGTCTTTTTTCCGGATCCGTGGCCCAAAAAGCGCCACCACAAACGCCGACTGCTGCAGCCGGCCACCATAAGCCTGATCGCGGACCGGCTGCGGCCCGGCGGCGTTTTGCACGTGGCCACCGACCACCGTGGTTATGCCGAACACATCGCCGAGGTCGGCGACGCCGAGCCCCGGCTCCGGCGCACCGATCCCGGTTCCCGCCAACTGGCGATCTCCGTCGTGCGGCCCAGCACCAAATACGAATCGAAAGCCCGGCAGGCGGGCAACGCCGTCACCGACCTGGTCTGGGAAAGACGCTGA
- a CDS encoding phosphoenolpyruvate carboxykinase (GTP): MTSATIPGLDTAPTNHQGLLSWVEEVAELTQPDRVAFADGSDEEWRRLTDHLVEVGTFKRLNPKKHPNSFLALSDPSDVARVESRTFICSEREADAGPTNNWVEPAEMRSTMTDLYRGCMRGRTMWVVPFCMGPLGADDPKLGVEITDSEYVVVSMKVMTRMGTSALEKLGDNGFFVKCLHSVGAPLEPGQKDVPWPCNDTKYITHFPETREIWSYGSGYGGNALLGKKCYSLRIASVMARDEGWLAEHMLILKLISPENKAYYIAAAFPSACGKTNLAMIQPTIPGWRAETLGDDIAWMRFGKDGRLYAVNPEAGFFGVAPGTNWKSNPNAMRTIAAGNTVFTNVAMTDDGEVWWEGLEGDPQHLIDWRGNDWYFRETETTAAHPNSRYCTPMSQCPILAPEWDDPQGVPISAILFGGRRKTTVPLVTQARDWQHGVFIGATLGSEQIAAAEGKVGTVRRDPMAMLPFMGYHVGDYLQHWIDIGKNSDESKLPKVFFVNWFRRGEDGRFLWPGFGENSRVLKWIVDRIEQKAGGRSTPIGIVPGVEDLDLDGLDVEPADVAEALAVDPAEWRTELPLIEEWFEFIGEKLPSGIRDEFDALKQRLAE; encoded by the coding sequence ATGACGTCAGCGACCATTCCCGGTCTGGATACCGCGCCGACTAATCACCAGGGGCTGCTGTCCTGGGTTGAGGAGGTGGCCGAGCTCACCCAGCCAGACCGGGTGGCTTTTGCTGACGGCTCCGATGAGGAATGGCGACGGCTCACGGACCACCTCGTCGAGGTCGGGACGTTCAAACGGCTCAATCCCAAAAAACACCCCAACTCTTTCCTCGCGTTATCCGATCCGTCCGATGTGGCGCGGGTGGAGTCGCGGACTTTCATTTGTTCTGAGCGGGAGGCCGACGCGGGGCCGACCAACAACTGGGTGGAACCCGCGGAAATGCGCTCCACTATGACCGATCTGTACCGCGGTTGCATGCGCGGTCGAACCATGTGGGTGGTGCCGTTTTGCATGGGACCGCTCGGTGCCGACGATCCCAAGCTGGGTGTGGAGATCACCGATTCCGAATACGTCGTCGTCTCAATGAAAGTCATGACGCGGATGGGCACCTCTGCCCTTGAGAAGCTTGGTGACAACGGTTTTTTCGTCAAGTGTTTACATTCGGTGGGAGCCCCGCTGGAGCCGGGTCAAAAAGACGTGCCGTGGCCGTGCAATGACACCAAGTACATCACCCATTTCCCGGAGACCCGCGAGATATGGAGCTACGGTTCGGGCTACGGGGGCAACGCGCTGCTCGGCAAAAAGTGCTATTCGTTGCGCATTGCATCGGTGATGGCCCGCGATGAGGGCTGGCTAGCCGAGCACATGCTGATCCTCAAGCTGATTTCGCCGGAGAATAAGGCCTACTACATCGCAGCGGCGTTCCCGTCGGCCTGTGGAAAGACCAACCTGGCGATGATCCAACCGACGATTCCGGGCTGGCGTGCCGAGACGTTGGGTGACGACATCGCCTGGATGCGGTTTGGTAAGGACGGCCGGCTGTACGCGGTCAACCCAGAAGCCGGGTTTTTCGGGGTGGCACCCGGCACCAACTGGAAATCAAATCCCAACGCGATGCGCACCATCGCAGCCGGTAACACCGTGTTCACCAACGTCGCAATGACTGATGACGGCGAAGTGTGGTGGGAAGGCCTGGAAGGCGATCCGCAGCACCTCATCGACTGGAGAGGCAACGACTGGTATTTCCGCGAGACGGAAACCACTGCTGCACATCCGAATTCGCGATATTGCACACCGATGTCGCAGTGCCCGATATTGGCTCCGGAGTGGGATGATCCGCAGGGCGTGCCGATTTCGGCGATTTTGTTCGGCGGCCGGCGCAAGACCACGGTGCCGCTGGTGACCCAGGCGCGCGACTGGCAGCACGGCGTGTTCATCGGCGCCACCTTGGGCAGTGAGCAGATCGCGGCGGCCGAGGGCAAGGTCGGTACCGTGCGGCGCGACCCGATGGCCATGCTGCCGTTCATGGGCTACCACGTCGGTGACTACCTCCAGCACTGGATCGACATAGGCAAGAACTCCGACGAGTCCAAGCTGCCGAAAGTGTTCTTCGTCAACTGGTTCCGCCGTGGAGAAGACGGCCGGTTTTTGTGGCCGGGTTTCGGCGAGAACAGTCGGGTGCTGAAGTGGATCGTTGACCGTATCGAGCAGAAAGCAGGTGGCCGGTCCACCCCGATCGGCATCGTGCCCGGGGTGGAGGATCTGGACCTCGACGGCTTGGACGTGGAGCCCGCCGATGTCGCCGAGGCTCTTGCGGTCGACCCCGCAGAGTGGCGTACTGAGCTGCCGCTGATCGAGGAGTGGTTTGAGTTCATCGGTGAGAAGTTGCCCAGCGGCATCAGGGACGAATTCGACGCGCTGAAACAGCGGCTGGCCGAGTAG
- a CDS encoding metal-sensitive transcriptional regulator codes for MSTELTAKKRAALNRLKTVRGHLDGIIRMVESDAYCVEVMKQISAVQSSLERANRVMLHNHLETCFSSAVLNGDGQAAIEELIDAVKFTPALTGPQAQLNGTAVGESH; via the coding sequence ATGAGCACGGAATTGACGGCGAAGAAGCGTGCTGCGCTGAATCGGCTGAAGACGGTTCGGGGCCATCTCGACGGGATCATTCGGATGGTGGAGTCCGATGCGTACTGCGTGGAGGTGATGAAGCAGATCTCGGCGGTTCAGTCCTCGCTGGAGCGGGCGAACCGGGTGATGTTGCACAATCATTTGGAAACATGCTTTTCCTCTGCGGTGCTGAATGGTGATGGGCAAGCAGCCATTGAGGAGCTGATCGATGCCGTCAAGTTCACACCGGCACTGACCGGTCCGCAGGCGCAGTTAAACGGCACCGCAGTCGGCGAATCTCACTGA
- a CDS encoding DUF1490 family protein, with amino-acid sequence MSWQGFVTRATPTVVTGVAGAAAFEALRRAMAKAPLRKAAVIATAWGMRVVREAERKVGQSAEQVRLTVADVMAEARERAGQDVAPPTVANSGDHDR; translated from the coding sequence ATGTCTTGGCAGGGATTCGTGACGAGGGCGACACCCACGGTGGTGACCGGCGTGGCGGGGGCTGCCGCGTTTGAGGCGCTTCGTCGGGCGATGGCGAAGGCGCCGCTGCGGAAGGCGGCCGTGATCGCGACCGCCTGGGGCATGCGCGTTGTGCGAGAAGCCGAGCGCAAGGTGGGGCAAAGCGCTGAACAGGTGCGACTGACGGTGGCCGATGTGATGGCCGAGGCCAGGGAGCGGGCCGGACAGGACGTTGCACCGCCGACCGTGGCGAACTCTGGCGATCATGACCGTTGA
- a CDS encoding copper-translocating P-type ATPase: MRLHVSGFDVNAVRAVAIEETVARVAGVQCVYAYPLTASVVVWYSPGRCDTVEVLSAIAEAEHIPTEVLPRRAPHSAGTRKSGVVRRIADRMGPLLLGSRPRASGPADIEDCSGCSAGAVTATGLSPNEQSRRERRTWLRRVWVALPLGLVSTATMVFGQPWAGWLAFAATVPVQFVAGWPFLTGAVRQARAGTSNMDTLITLGTLTAFSYSTYQLFAGGPLFFDTAALIIAFVVLGRYFEASAQGKAREAISTLLEMGAKEACLLVDGQELLVPIEQVRVGDLVRVRPGEKIPVDGEIVDGRAAVDESMLTGESVPVEKKVGDHVAGATINTDGLLTVRATAVGADTALARIARLVEQAQGGKAPVQRLADRVSAVFVPAVIGVAVATSAGWALIAADPVAGMTAAVAVLIIACPCALGLATPTAIMVGTGRGADLGILVKGGEVLEASKKIDTVVFDKTGTLTRAQMRVTDVVAGKRHQPDLVLRLAAAVEAGSEHPIGAAIVAGAHERGLEIPGATAFANLAGHGVRGEVDGTPVLVGRRTLVDEQRLQLPGHLAAAAAEFEAQGRTAVFVGRGDLVVGVVAVTDTIKDDAVDVVRQLHAMGLQVAMITGDNARTAAAIAEQAGIDRVLAEVLPQDKVREVRRLQDEGRVVAMVGDGVNDAPALVQADLGIAIGTGTDVAIEASDITVMSDRLDGVVHAIQLSRQTLRTIYQNLGWAFGYNTAAIPLAALGVLSPVVAGAAMGFSSVSVVANSLRLRRFGRYPPHTESLGNVHDL, translated from the coding sequence ATGCGTTTGCACGTCAGTGGGTTTGACGTCAACGCGGTTCGTGCCGTCGCGATCGAGGAGACCGTCGCCAGGGTGGCTGGTGTGCAGTGTGTTTACGCCTATCCGCTTACGGCGTCGGTGGTTGTCTGGTATTCACCGGGGCGATGCGACACGGTCGAGGTGCTGTCGGCGATCGCCGAAGCCGAGCACATCCCGACAGAAGTGCTGCCCCGGCGTGCCCCGCACTCGGCTGGAACCCGCAAAAGCGGGGTCGTGCGGCGCATTGCCGACAGGATGGGGCCGCTGCTGTTGGGGAGCCGCCCTCGCGCGAGCGGTCCCGCGGACATCGAGGATTGCAGCGGCTGTTCTGCCGGAGCGGTCACCGCCACCGGATTGTCGCCGAACGAGCAGAGCCGGCGCGAGCGCCGCACCTGGCTGCGGCGAGTCTGGGTGGCCTTACCGCTGGGCCTGGTGTCGACGGCGACGATGGTCTTCGGCCAGCCGTGGGCCGGATGGCTGGCCTTCGCCGCGACAGTGCCGGTGCAATTCGTCGCCGGCTGGCCGTTCCTGACAGGCGCGGTACGGCAGGCGCGGGCGGGCACATCGAATATGGACACGCTCATCACGCTGGGCACGCTGACCGCGTTCAGCTACTCCACCTATCAGCTGTTCGCCGGCGGACCGCTGTTTTTCGACACCGCAGCGCTGATCATCGCGTTCGTGGTGCTGGGCCGCTATTTCGAGGCCAGCGCCCAGGGCAAGGCGCGCGAGGCGATCAGCACACTACTGGAGATGGGCGCCAAGGAAGCCTGCCTGCTCGTCGACGGTCAAGAACTCCTCGTACCCATTGAGCAGGTCCGCGTTGGGGACCTGGTGCGGGTACGCCCGGGCGAGAAGATCCCGGTCGACGGCGAGATCGTCGACGGGCGCGCCGCCGTCGACGAATCGATGCTCACCGGCGAGTCCGTCCCGGTCGAGAAGAAGGTCGGTGACCACGTTGCCGGAGCCACGATCAACACCGACGGGCTGCTGACCGTGCGCGCCACCGCCGTCGGGGCCGATACCGCGCTGGCTCGGATCGCGCGTCTGGTCGAGCAGGCCCAGGGCGGCAAGGCCCCCGTGCAGCGGTTGGCCGACCGGGTCTCGGCGGTGTTCGTCCCGGCGGTCATCGGGGTCGCCGTTGCGACGTCTGCCGGGTGGGCGCTGATCGCCGCCGACCCGGTCGCCGGTATGACCGCGGCGGTGGCGGTGCTGATCATCGCCTGCCCGTGTGCGCTGGGACTGGCCACCCCGACCGCGATCATGGTCGGCACCGGCCGCGGCGCCGACTTGGGGATTTTGGTCAAGGGCGGCGAGGTGCTGGAAGCCTCGAAGAAGATCGACACCGTCGTGTTCGACAAGACCGGCACCCTGACGCGCGCCCAGATGCGGGTGACCGATGTGGTGGCCGGCAAACGGCACCAGCCGGACCTGGTGCTGCGCCTGGCCGCCGCCGTCGAGGCAGGCTCCGAGCACCCCATCGGCGCGGCGATCGTCGCCGGCGCGCACGAGCGCGGGTTGGAGATTCCCGGCGCGACGGCGTTCGCCAACCTGGCCGGGCACGGGGTGCGCGGCGAGGTCGACGGCACGCCGGTGCTGGTCGGGCGGCGCACACTCGTCGACGAGCAGCGCTTGCAGCTTCCCGGGCACCTCGCCGCGGCCGCTGCCGAATTCGAGGCCCAGGGGCGCACCGCGGTGTTCGTCGGTCGCGGCGACCTGGTCGTGGGCGTGGTGGCGGTGACCGACACGATCAAAGACGATGCCGTCGACGTGGTGCGCCAGCTGCACGCCATGGGGCTGCAGGTCGCCATGATCACCGGTGACAACGCCCGTACGGCGGCTGCGATCGCCGAGCAGGCCGGGATCGACCGGGTGCTCGCCGAGGTGTTGCCCCAAGACAAGGTTCGTGAGGTGCGCCGGCTCCAGGACGAGGGCCGGGTGGTGGCCATGGTCGGCGACGGCGTCAACGACGCCCCCGCGTTGGTGCAAGCCGACCTGGGCATTGCGATTGGCACCGGCACCGACGTCGCCATCGAAGCGTCCGACATCACCGTGATGTCGGATCGGCTCGACGGTGTCGTGCACGCGATCCAGCTGTCTCGGCAGACCCTGCGCACGATCTATCAGAATCTCGGCTGGGCCTTCGGCTACAACACCGCCGCCATCCCGCTGGCCGCGCTGGGCGTGCTGAGCCCGGTCGTGGCGGGCGCGGCAATGGGGTTCTCGTCGGTCAGCGTGGTGGCCAACTCGCTGCGGCTGCGCCGGTTCGGCCGCTACCCGCCGCACACCGAAAGCCTTGGTAACGTGCATGATCTCTGA